A genomic stretch from Coffea arabica cultivar ET-39 chromosome 10c, Coffea Arabica ET-39 HiFi, whole genome shotgun sequence includes:
- the LOC113713469 gene encoding F-box protein GID2, translating into MKRPVIAGEEEQIIKKKTRAEEDCGAGEAVLSDDNLLYEVLKHVDARTLAAAACVSQQWSRAAQDERLWELICTEHYAKNPLQLRSVVLALGGFRRLYSLYLWPLLKPSSSSSSSRPVSSAWPCLPPAPPVPAKSSGTGVKTRWGKDEVNLSLSLLSIRYYEKMNFNNRGK; encoded by the coding sequence ATGAAGCGACCAGTTATCGCCGGCGAGGAGGAGCAAATAATCAAGAAGAAGACCAGGGCTGAAGAAGATTGTGGAGCAGGAGAGGCGGTTTTATCGGATGACAATCTGTTATACGAGGTGTTGAAACACGTGGACGCGCGGACGTTAGCGGCGGCGGCTTGCGTCAGCCAGCAGTGGAGCAGGGCTGCTCAAGACGAGCGGCTTTGGGAGCTGATCTGCACCGAACATTACGCCAAAAATCCGCTTCAGCTCCGGTCGGTGGTACTCGCCCTAGGCGGCTTCCGGCGGCTTTACTCGCTCTACCTCTGGCCGCTTCTGAAGCCATCGTCATCTTCGTCGTCTTCTCGACCGGTGTCTTCCGCATGGCCGTGCCTTCCCCCAGCTCCGCCGGTTCCGGCCAAGTCTTCCGGCACCGGTGTGAAAACACGGTGGGGAAAAGACGAGGTTAACCTCTCGCTATCGCTGCTTTCGATTCGGTATTATGAAAAGATGAATTTCAATAACCGAGGGAAATGA